The DNA segment TGATCGTTTAACCATCAGCAAGCGAACCGTCGATAACCACGTGAGCAATGTGTTCACCAAGACTGGCTTGAGGAACAGGGTGGCCTTACTGAATTGGTCAATGGACAACGGGAAGATTTGTCGCGACGGCTTCAATTGTTGTGCTCTTCCAGACGCGGACCCCCCCATGAATCCTGATCGAGGAAAACACGGACTTAGGCAAGACTTGAAGAGTCGGAGACAATGAGGGACGAGGCTTAAACAGGTGGGTTCCAGGCAAACCTCGATGCTGCTTTCAACCGAGTGAGGCATTTCTATCCAAACCACAAAAACCAAATATTGCCGGAGCGTCACCACGCTCCTCTCGAAGATAAAAGTAATCTATAAATTAATTAGGGAGGTTTAGGCCAACCCATAGTGTTGGCGATCTTTCAAAGGCCAAGATTGCAGTGGGCAGTTTGCTAGAACCGCGTTGGCCCAGCGCGATTCTCCGGTGATCTCGTTTCCGCACCAGGTCGGGATTTCGATCTTCTGATTAATCTGAGAAAGTTCCACTTCTGCCAAGACCAGGGGAGAATTAGCACCGGTAAAGCAATCCACTATCCAATCTCCACCGGGAAGATCAAGGGCCCAACGCGTTTTCTCTAAGCTAGGCAATGACAAACGCCACATGACCTCTGCATCCACAACGGGGATGGCATATTCGAATTCATGTCGAACTAAGCCAACGGCATCAGCTGGAGCTTTCAGACTGAGCCGAGCCTGATCCTCATCCTCAAATCGCAGGCGCACAGTCACCCCTTCAGCACTTGCTGCGAGATACATCTGCCGCAATCGCTGAGCAGACCTAGCATGAGTAAGCCATCCCTCACCATGTACCAAGAACCGCCGCTCAATTTCCAAGGTCATAAGTCAATTGGGCGAGGGCTGATCAAACGTAAGGCTGCCCGCCCAGTGCAACTTATGAGTTAAAGTTCGATAGTAAGAGGGACTTTGGTTCAGCAGTACCATCTGGGCATGGCAGCGAGCCTGTTGCACTACGACGCACTCGCCAGGTTGCAACAAAGTGCACCCAACACCATCTTTCCAAAGCTTAATTTGATGACCTAAATTTCCTAAGGGCCACAGCACCAGCCGAGAACGAGAGGGAACGACAACGGTGCGGCTTGAGAGACTCATCGGACAAATTGGCGTAACTATGATGGCATCGATGCCTGGATGCAAAATCGGCCCCCCAGCAGCCATCACGTACCCAGTAGAACCTGTCGGGGTCGCGAGAATTAGCCCATCTCCACGTACCTGATCCACCACTTCCCCATCGATTTCGAGTTCGAGAGTGCAGGTAGGAGAAATTTCATCGAGGTAGGCCCTCAGATAAAAATCGTTGAGGGCCCAATGATGTTCCTTATCACCTTCAACACCGGGTTGCTCCAGCACTGCTGGCCCTATAGGCCGTTCTGTCGCACAGCGACGATCGACCATCGCCTGCAACATCATCCGTCGTTCAATTGCATACTGATCGCGTAGCAAACGCTGCCAGACCTCGTTTCCTCTTAATACCCATTGATCATGCGTAAGAAAGCCGAGATGACCACCTACGTTGATATTAAGCAGGGGAATATCGTGCACTGCAAGATGACGGGCAGCGCCAAGGACCGTACCGTCACCTCCCAAAACAACTGCCAGATTCGGCAACTCAGCCTCCACAGCCAATAAACCTGGGAACGGATTTGCTTGGGGACCAGACATCGCCAAAATGACTCTAGATCCAAGGGCCTCTAACTGCCTTGCACAGTGACGCGCCTCACGTTGGGCTGGTTGACTATCTGCTCGATAGACCAACCAGATCCGGTCGAGACGCATAACTTTCCGGGGGATGGTTTACCAACGCAACAGGTTGAACTGCTCCATATCAACAGTAACGCGGTTGCGATAAAGCGACAGTAGAATGGCTAAACCGACCGCTGCTTCTGCTGCGGCAACCGTAATTACGAAGACTGCGAACACTTGACCCCTAATTAGATCACCATCAACATAAGAGGAGAAGGCCATCAAGTTAATATTTACCCCGTTCAACATCAATTCAATGCTCATCAATACGCGTACGGCATTGCGGCTGTTAATCAACCCCCAGACACCTATGCAAAATAGCATTGCGGCAACAAGCAAATAAGCTTGAAGAGAAGAGAAGGTGGAGAGAAATTCGTTCATTTGTCGATGTTTAAGATCAGCAGTCAGGAAGAGCGCCGCTCCAAAAGCAGTGAAGCAGGAGGCTTTTCGATCAGGCCCTGATCAGCAACCTCACCAGTCACCACATCATTTGAAAAAACGTCGCGGCGTGCTAAGACAATGGCACCGATCATCGCCATCAGCAGTAACACA comes from the Synechococcus sp. M16CYN genome and includes:
- a CDS encoding helix-turn-helix transcriptional regulator; this encodes MSSVDATDPLDIALSTREIEIIQLVAEGLTNQEIADRLTISKRTVDNHVSNVFTKTGLRNRVALLNWSMDNGKICRDGFNCCALPDADPPMNPDRGKHGLRQDLKSRRQ
- a CDS encoding CYTH domain-containing protein; this encodes MTLEIERRFLVHGEGWLTHARSAQRLRQMYLAASAEGVTVRLRFEDEDQARLSLKAPADAVGLVRHEFEYAIPVVDAEVMWRLSLPSLEKTRWALDLPGGDWIVDCFTGANSPLVLAEVELSQINQKIEIPTWCGNEITGESRWANAVLANCPLQSWPLKDRQHYGLA
- a CDS encoding NAD(+) kinase, with protein sequence MRLDRIWLVYRADSQPAQREARHCARQLEALGSRVILAMSGPQANPFPGLLAVEAELPNLAVVLGGDGTVLGAARHLAVHDIPLLNINVGGHLGFLTHDQWVLRGNEVWQRLLRDQYAIERRMMLQAMVDRRCATERPIGPAVLEQPGVEGDKEHHWALNDFYLRAYLDEISPTCTLELEIDGEVVDQVRGDGLILATPTGSTGYVMAAGGPILHPGIDAIIVTPICPMSLSSRTVVVPSRSRLVLWPLGNLGHQIKLWKDGVGCTLLQPGECVVVQQARCHAQMVLLNQSPSYYRTLTHKLHWAGSLTFDQPSPN
- the nuoK gene encoding NADH-quinone oxidoreductase subunit NuoK; its protein translation is MNEFLSTFSSLQAYLLVAAMLFCIGVWGLINSRNAVRVLMSIELMLNGVNINLMAFSSYVDGDLIRGQVFAVFVITVAAAEAAVGLAILLSLYRNRVTVDMEQFNLLRW